A genomic region of Streptomyces sp. NBC_00247 contains the following coding sequences:
- a CDS encoding branched-chain amino acid aminotransferase, whose amino-acid sequence MTTDFPLFRTTKPTPEAERENILAAPGFGQYFTDHMASAVWTSADGWQDRKIGPLEPFSLHPSAAVLHYGQEIFEGLKAYRHADGSVWLFRPEANARRFARSAERLALPQLSVEDFLASIEELVRADEPWVPVSTGEESLYLRPFMFASEVFLGVRPAAQVTYSVIASPAGPFFASGIEGVTLWISSKFTRSAKGGTGEAKCGGNYAASLAAQVDAKQHGCDQVMYLDSAGDNTLEESGTMNVCLITADGRLVTPALGTILEGVTRDTVLTLAGDLDLVPEERPITLGELRSRAADGSITEVFAAGTAAVITPMVGFKGEGYEFTIGDGTPGKHTLAMREHVLDIQFGRTEDKHGWMRRVL is encoded by the coding sequence ATGACCACCGACTTCCCTCTCTTCCGGACCACGAAGCCCACCCCCGAGGCCGAGCGCGAGAACATCCTCGCCGCACCGGGGTTCGGCCAGTACTTCACCGATCACATGGCCTCGGCGGTGTGGACGTCGGCGGACGGTTGGCAGGACCGAAAGATCGGTCCGCTGGAGCCGTTTTCGCTGCATCCGAGTGCGGCGGTTCTGCACTACGGGCAGGAGATCTTCGAGGGGCTGAAGGCCTACCGCCACGCGGACGGCAGCGTCTGGCTGTTCCGGCCGGAGGCCAACGCCCGGCGCTTCGCCCGCTCCGCCGAGCGGCTCGCGCTGCCCCAGCTGTCCGTGGAGGATTTCCTCGCCAGCATTGAAGAGTTGGTGCGTGCGGACGAGCCCTGGGTTCCCGTGTCCACCGGAGAAGAGAGCCTCTATCTGAGGCCGTTCATGTTCGCCTCCGAGGTGTTCCTGGGCGTGCGGCCCGCCGCACAGGTGACCTATTCGGTGATCGCCAGCCCTGCGGGCCCCTTCTTCGCCTCGGGCATCGAGGGTGTGACCCTGTGGATCAGCAGCAAGTTCACCCGCTCGGCCAAGGGCGGTACCGGAGAGGCCAAGTGCGGCGGCAACTACGCCGCGAGCCTCGCCGCGCAGGTCGACGCGAAGCAGCACGGCTGTGACCAGGTGATGTACTTGGACAGTGCGGGAGATAACACACTGGAGGAGTCCGGCACCATGAACGTGTGCCTGATCACCGCGGACGGCCGGCTGGTCACCCCCGCACTCGGCACCATTCTGGAAGGTGTCACCCGTGACACGGTCCTGACTCTGGCGGGCGACCTCGACCTGGTCCCCGAGGAGCGGCCGATCACCCTGGGCGAGCTCCGGTCAAGGGCCGCCGACGGCAGCATCACCGAGGTGTTCGCGGCCGGCACGGCCGCGGTGATCACTCCGATGGTCGGCTTCAAGGGCGAGGGCTACGAGTTCACCATCGGAGACGGTACGCCCGGCAAGCACACCCTGGCCATGCGTGAGCATGTTCTGGACATTCAGTTCGGTCGTACCGAGGACAAGCACGGCTGGATGCGGCGCGTTCTCTGA
- a CDS encoding DUF5914 domain-containing protein gives MTPPQADGPGRRGRLPLRLRRDPVPWERQRPTWREARPALIAGALKHALSRPSGNWYVIGASRRITPGRSFGRTVRGTEVVAWRDASGRLRAGPGACPHLGAPLRDSPVRCGTLVCHWHGLALNGEPFAGWEPYPAHDDGVLAWVRLDEVGGETPLERPVVPERPVPSTAVDAVYEGFGTCEPEDVVANRLDPWHGAWFHPYSFVDLTVLDVPGGDAGDGRDGFAVDVSFKVAGRVVVPVRAVFTAPEPRTVVMHITEGEGRGSVVESHATPLGADASGRPRTAVVEAVVAASDRRGFAVARAAAPLLRPLMRASAGRLWRDDLAYAERRWELRSSGRFPG, from the coding sequence ATGACACCCCCACAGGCCGACGGGCCCGGCCGCCGCGGCCGCCTTCCCCTGCGGCTGCGCCGCGACCCCGTACCGTGGGAACGGCAGCGCCCCACCTGGCGCGAGGCCCGGCCCGCCCTCATCGCGGGCGCCCTCAAGCACGCGCTGAGCCGACCCTCCGGCAACTGGTACGTCATCGGCGCCTCCCGCCGCATCACACCCGGCCGCTCCTTCGGCCGGACCGTCCGGGGCACCGAGGTCGTCGCCTGGCGCGACGCCTCGGGCCGCCTGCGCGCCGGTCCCGGCGCCTGCCCGCATCTGGGCGCACCGCTGCGGGACAGCCCGGTCCGCTGCGGCACCCTCGTCTGCCACTGGCACGGACTCGCCCTGAACGGCGAGCCGTTCGCCGGATGGGAGCCCTACCCCGCCCACGACGACGGAGTCCTCGCCTGGGTACGGCTCGACGAAGTGGGCGGCGAGACCCCGCTGGAGAGGCCCGTGGTCCCCGAACGCCCGGTGCCTTCGACGGCGGTCGACGCGGTGTACGAGGGCTTCGGCACCTGCGAACCCGAGGACGTCGTCGCCAACCGCCTCGACCCCTGGCACGGCGCCTGGTTCCACCCGTACTCCTTCGTGGACCTGACCGTGCTCGACGTCCCCGGCGGCGACGCCGGGGACGGCCGGGACGGATTCGCGGTCGACGTCTCCTTCAAGGTGGCGGGCCGCGTCGTGGTGCCCGTACGCGCCGTGTTCACGGCGCCCGAACCCCGTACCGTCGTCATGCACATCACCGAGGGGGAGGGCCGGGGCTCCGTCGTCGAGAGCCACGCCACCCCGCTCGGCGCCGACGCGAGCGGCCGGCCGCGCACCGCCGTGGTGGAGGCGGTCGTCGCCGCCTCCGACCGGCGCGGCTTCGCCGTCGCCCGCGCGGCGGCCCCGCTGCTGCGACCGCTCATGAGGGCCTCGGCCGGGCGGCTCTGGCGCGACGACCTGGCGTACGCCGAACGCCGCTGGGAGCTGCGCAGCAGCGGCCGGTTCCCTGGGTGA
- a CDS encoding phytoene/squalene synthase family protein — MTARELDAAAIHDPALRAAYATCRRLNARHGRTYFLATRLLPADRRPAVHALYGFARRADDIVDDLNTDAAPGDRARALLAFEERLAEGLAHRATGEPVIRALVHTADVYGIDHRHFTDFMASMRSDLTVTEYASWDELGGYTHGSAAVIGLQMLPVLGTVVPREEAAPYAADLGVAFQLSNFLRDVGEDLDRGRVYLPADLLAAHGVDRELLLHSRASGVRDPRITSALRAAAAYNREIYRRALPGIALLAPESRPCIRTAFVLYGGILDAIEADGYASLHRRAVVSRARRATVALDGLVRALAARSALRTTAAPRRSVRSRPLPVSDAPRAGRPHHDPAVTGAGRKDAA, encoded by the coding sequence ATGACCGCCCGTGAACTCGACGCGGCAGCCATCCACGACCCCGCCCTGCGCGCCGCGTACGCCACCTGCCGGAGGCTCAACGCACGCCACGGCAGGACGTACTTCCTCGCCACCCGGCTGCTCCCCGCCGACCGCCGCCCCGCCGTCCACGCCCTCTACGGCTTCGCCCGCCGGGCCGACGACATCGTGGACGACCTGAACACCGACGCCGCGCCCGGGGACCGCGCGCGGGCGCTGCTCGCCTTCGAAGAGCGGCTCGCCGAGGGCCTCGCGCACCGCGCCACCGGCGAACCGGTGATCCGGGCACTGGTCCACACCGCCGACGTGTACGGCATCGACCACCGCCACTTCACCGACTTCATGGCCTCCATGCGCAGCGACCTCACGGTCACCGAGTACGCGTCCTGGGACGAACTCGGCGGCTACACCCACGGATCGGCCGCCGTGATCGGCCTCCAGATGCTCCCCGTCCTCGGTACCGTCGTCCCGCGCGAGGAGGCCGCCCCGTACGCCGCCGACCTGGGTGTCGCCTTCCAGCTCAGCAACTTCCTCCGGGACGTCGGCGAGGACCTCGACCGGGGCCGCGTCTACCTCCCCGCCGACCTGCTCGCCGCGCACGGCGTCGACCGCGAACTCCTGCTGCACAGCCGGGCGTCGGGCGTTCGCGACCCACGCATCACGTCGGCCCTGCGGGCCGCCGCCGCGTACAACCGCGAGATCTACCGGCGGGCGCTGCCCGGCATCGCCCTGCTCGCCCCCGAGTCGCGTCCCTGCATCCGCACCGCGTTCGTGCTGTACGGCGGCATCCTCGACGCCATCGAGGCGGACGGCTACGCCTCGCTTCACCGGCGCGCCGTCGTCTCCCGAGCCCGCCGCGCCACGGTCGCCCTGGACGGCCTGGTACGCGCCCTCGCCGCCCGCTCGGCGCTCCGCACCACCGCCGCGCCGCGACGATCCGTCCGGTCCCGCCCCCTCCCGGTGTCGGACGCCCCCAGGGCCGGCCGGCCGCACCACGACCCGGCCGTCACCGGAGCCGGTCGAAAGGACGCGGCATGA
- a CDS encoding phytoene desaturase → MRTVPGRTDHVVVIGAGLAGLSATLHLLGAGRRVTVVERDPTPGGRAGLLERGGYRIDTGPTVLTMPDLVEEAFAAVGHRLADRLDLIPLHPAYRAWFADGSTLDVHTEPAAMEAAVEEFAGGHEALGYRRLRRWLERLYAVQMRRFIDANFDSPLQLLHPDLARLAALGGFGRLDARIGRYLSDERLRRVFSFQALYAGVPPARALAAYAVIAYMDTVAGVYFPRGGMHALPRALADSAAEAGAAFRYGESVSSLERSGDRVTAVVTDRGRIPCDAVVLTPDLPVSYRLLGRTPRRPGGLRHSPSAVVLHAGTDRTWPGLAHHTLSFGRAWKGTFHELTRTGSLMSDPSLLITRPTAGDPALAPPGKHLHYVLAPCPNTDIGPCTRTWDELAPRYRDSLLTELERRGLAGLGAAIEEECLVTPVDWTAQGHAAGTPFSAAHTFPQTGPFRPRNLVRGTTNAVLAGCGTTPGVGVPTVLISGKLAAARITGPPSSVRPRPATATTPRPVPKGTPHDRP, encoded by the coding sequence ATGAGGACCGTCCCCGGGCGCACCGACCACGTCGTGGTGATCGGCGCCGGCCTCGCCGGCCTGTCGGCGACCCTCCATCTGCTCGGCGCCGGGCGGCGGGTCACCGTCGTCGAGCGCGACCCCACACCGGGCGGACGCGCCGGGCTGCTGGAGCGCGGCGGCTACCGCATCGACACCGGCCCCACCGTGCTCACCATGCCCGACCTCGTCGAGGAGGCCTTCGCCGCCGTCGGACACCGGCTCGCCGACCGGCTCGACCTGATCCCGCTCCACCCCGCCTACCGCGCCTGGTTCGCCGACGGCTCCACCCTCGACGTGCACACCGAACCGGCCGCGATGGAGGCCGCCGTGGAGGAGTTCGCGGGCGGCCACGAAGCGCTCGGCTACCGCCGTCTGCGACGGTGGCTGGAACGCCTCTACGCCGTCCAGATGCGCCGCTTCATCGACGCCAACTTCGACTCGCCGCTCCAGCTCCTCCACCCGGACCTGGCCCGGCTCGCCGCACTCGGCGGCTTCGGCCGGCTCGACGCGCGGATCGGCCGCTACCTGAGCGACGAACGGCTGCGCCGCGTCTTCTCCTTCCAGGCCCTGTACGCCGGGGTGCCCCCGGCCCGGGCGCTCGCCGCGTACGCCGTCATCGCCTACATGGACACGGTCGCCGGGGTGTACTTCCCACGCGGCGGGATGCACGCCCTGCCCCGGGCGCTGGCGGACTCCGCCGCGGAGGCCGGTGCCGCGTTCCGCTACGGCGAGTCCGTCAGCAGCCTGGAGCGCTCAGGCGACCGGGTCACCGCCGTCGTCACCGACCGGGGCCGCATCCCGTGCGACGCGGTCGTCCTCACCCCGGACCTGCCCGTCAGCTACCGGCTGCTCGGCCGTACCCCCCGCCGACCGGGCGGGCTGCGGCACTCGCCGTCCGCCGTCGTCCTGCACGCCGGAACGGACCGCACCTGGCCCGGACTCGCCCACCACACCCTCTCGTTCGGCCGGGCCTGGAAGGGCACCTTTCACGAACTCACCCGCACCGGCTCCCTGATGAGCGACCCGTCGCTGCTCATCACCCGCCCCACCGCCGGAGATCCGGCGCTCGCACCGCCCGGCAAGCACCTCCACTACGTACTCGCCCCGTGCCCGAACACCGACATCGGCCCCTGCACACGCACCTGGGACGAGCTGGCACCCCGCTACCGGGACAGCCTGCTGACCGAGCTGGAACGCCGGGGCCTCGCCGGACTCGGCGCCGCCATCGAGGAAGAGTGCCTGGTCACCCCGGTCGACTGGACCGCCCAGGGGCACGCCGCCGGAACCCCGTTCTCGGCCGCCCACACCTTCCCGCAGACCGGCCCCTTCCGGCCCCGCAACCTCGTGCGGGGCACCACCAACGCCGTACTCGCCGGCTGCGGCACCACCCCCGGCGTCGGCGTGCCGACCGTCCTCATCTCCGGAAAGCTCGCCGCCGCCCGGATCACCGGTCCGCCCTCGTCCGTGCGGCCCCGGCCGGCCACCGCGACCACCCCGCGCCCCGTACCGAAAGGCACCCCGCATGACCGCCCGTGA
- a CDS encoding polyprenyl synthetase family protein: protein MRLTRAAVSASADHRRSDRSSGGAQPPDRPRRPAEGAPAGPDAREPYGATARAHDDPADGDHTRTHDGPRRAADGSGGTRGSRDPDGPAAAPPGPGSRAAAPLDPLESVETVEAVDADVAGAVLRTARTVLRDHLAEASAIDDVFTRDLARRVADFTLGGGKRARPRFLWWAMRACGGADAAGAALRLGVALELIQTCALVHDDVMDGSPLRRGRPAVHVELASVPGGPPDTAFGTSAAVLVGDLALAWADDTVAAVPTDPATRRRVLTIWRAMRTEMVAGQYLDLHGQAAVTRTSTHALRTACLKSALYSVERPLALGAALAGADDRTTAALCAAGRSAGTAFQLRDDLLGAFGDPAVTGKPSGGDLRDGKPTYLVAVARERAEAAGDTALLAVLDAGVGNPALTDEGLARVRDALTRSGARAAVEHRADRLAAEAEARLDLAGLHPEGARQLRLLLREAAGGRTPPRSGPPVPPSAPGFGLGHGPGSEGDTTR, encoded by the coding sequence ATGCGCCTCACCCGGGCAGCGGTTTCCGCCTCTGCCGACCACCGGCGGTCGGATCGGTCCTCCGGGGGCGCGCAGCCACCCGACCGGCCCCGCCGCCCCGCCGAGGGGGCGCCGGCAGGTCCGGACGCCCGGGAACCGTACGGCGCGACGGCCCGCGCGCACGACGACCCGGCGGACGGCGACCACACCCGGACGCACGACGGACCCCGCAGGGCCGCCGACGGCTCCGGCGGGACGCGCGGCAGCCGCGACCCGGACGGCCCGGCCGCCGCGCCGCCAGGGCCCGGATCGCGAGCCGCCGCCCCCCTCGACCCGCTCGAATCCGTCGAGACCGTGGAAGCCGTCGACGCCGACGTGGCCGGAGCCGTCCTGCGTACCGCCCGCACGGTGCTCCGGGACCACCTCGCCGAGGCATCCGCCATCGACGACGTCTTCACCCGGGACCTGGCCCGGCGAGTCGCGGACTTCACCCTCGGCGGCGGGAAACGCGCCCGGCCCCGCTTCCTCTGGTGGGCGATGCGGGCCTGCGGCGGTGCGGACGCCGCAGGCGCGGCGCTACGCCTCGGCGTCGCACTCGAACTCATCCAGACCTGCGCCCTGGTCCACGACGACGTGATGGACGGCTCCCCGCTGCGCCGGGGCCGCCCCGCCGTCCACGTCGAACTGGCAAGCGTCCCCGGCGGACCCCCCGACACCGCGTTCGGCACCTCGGCCGCCGTCCTCGTCGGCGACCTCGCGCTCGCCTGGGCGGACGACACCGTCGCCGCCGTCCCGACGGACCCCGCCACCCGGCGCCGGGTCCTCACGATCTGGCGGGCGATGCGCACCGAGATGGTGGCCGGCCAGTACCTCGACCTGCACGGACAGGCGGCGGTCACCCGAACCTCCACGCACGCCCTGCGGACCGCCTGCCTCAAGAGCGCCCTCTACTCCGTGGAACGCCCCCTCGCCCTGGGCGCCGCGCTGGCGGGCGCCGACGACCGAACGACCGCCGCGCTCTGCGCGGCCGGCCGGAGCGCCGGTACCGCCTTCCAGCTCCGCGACGACCTGCTCGGCGCGTTCGGCGACCCGGCCGTCACCGGGAAACCCTCCGGCGGCGACCTCCGCGACGGCAAGCCCACCTACCTGGTGGCCGTCGCCCGGGAGCGCGCCGAGGCGGCGGGCGACACCGCCCTGCTCGCGGTCCTGGACGCCGGCGTGGGCAACCCCGCCCTCACCGACGAAGGGCTCGCCCGGGTACGGGACGCACTCACCCGGAGCGGCGCGCGCGCCGCCGTCGAACACCGGGCGGACCGGCTCGCCGCGGAGGCCGAAGCCCGCCTCGACCTCGCGGGACTCCACCCGGAGGGCGCCCGGCAGCTGCGCCTGCTGCTGCGGGAGGCCGCGGGCGGGCGCACCCCGCCGCGGTCCGGGCCTCCCGTCCCACCGTCCGCACCCGGCTTCGGCCTCGGCCACGGCCCCGGCTCCGAAGGAGACACCACCCGATGA